Proteins from one Parasteatoda tepidariorum isolate YZ-2023 chromosome 4, CAS_Ptep_4.0, whole genome shotgun sequence genomic window:
- the LOC107439117 gene encoding myb-related protein B isoform X1 — MLRRNNKRKISYRPRSTSFSYGSSSEEEDSDYNSHASGLRVRSKSINRGRWLKEEDEKLKVLVETYGESQWELIASKFPDRSDVQCQQRWYKVVNPELVKGPWTKEEDEKVIELVKRYGPKKWTLIAKHLRGRIGKQCRERWHNHLNPCIKKTAWTLEEEKLICQYHRLWGNQWSKIAKQLPGRTDNSIKNHWNSTLKKKVAYLLGDKHSPPQNRAYKKKKYVNQVPQAIKVPKNILPNGKIGISHSAKNFKPLCKSFSQVLDFPAQIKIEPPSLDDEMGQTLEFPTNQLLLPDATYPGINSMKNQPMASSIELQDPPFPGVELLPSINAALSTNVENLDVSEIMNTSSLADVSMSMCYDQIMLSTPIKTGSPSHINYTFNGHIFDAIKQESVNQGLIPIPSEMMTRYASPSTSNKTAKHSDVSLLTDCNETSLGNDATMDSSEQLLHFLKHGFEQVTDFESKDLISEFNDFSKIFLSPKPHREGNFKPLPDVDTFSLDNVEIQSPFKELLLTSTPLKNGSPMEPLTFSPSQFLNSALTSTPKSHTKLSLLCYDDPEASSVLQTPKVPMLSSTINSPTPLRDVFNYNLSRSSSLRKKKYGSLYLNGDERKFSVMGTDSSLFQDIDAVDKENVIPPRLGVRKALHKTWMTESELADLGIEKSPETPSKSLLGDSLVSFSPPSIVKETLLDTNLSAELNNAFLAPTIRNKPKKKRRKEDLTPRKFSFAETFSKWNCVTFGRTYDQVELTEVARQWMSSIRPRSLNL; from the exons atgttacgCCGAAATAATAAGCGAAAGATTAGCTATAGACCTAG ATCAACGTCTTTTTCATATGGATCTTCATCAGAGGAAGAGGATAGTGACTATAATTCCCATGCTTCAGGATTGAGAGTGAGAAGCAAATCTATTAATAGAGGCAGATGGTTAAAAGAAgag GATGAAAAGCTAAAGGTTTTAGTTGAAACTTATGGTGAGAGTCAATGGGAATTAATTGCTAGTAAATTTCCTGACCGAAGTGATGTCCAATGTCAGCAAAGATGGTACAAAGTTGTCAATCCAGAACTTGTCAAAGGACCTTGGACAAAAGAA GAAGACGAGAAAGTTATTGAACTCGTTAAGAGGTATGGTCCAAAAAAATGGACCCTCATAGCCAAACATCTTAGAGGAAGAATTGGGAAACAGTGTCGAGAAAG GTGGCACAACCACCTAAATCCCTGTATCAAGAAAACAGCATGGACATTGGaggaagaaaaattgatttgcCAATATCATAGGTTGTGGGGTAACCAGTGGTCAAAGATTGCTAAACAGCTACCTGGCag aactGATAACTCAATTAAAAATCACTGGAACTCAACACTGAAGAAAAAAGTTGCATATCTTCTTGGCGATAAGCATTCTCCTCCACAGAATCGAGCTTACAAG aaaaagaaGTATGTTAACCAAGTACCTCAGGCAATAAAGGTGCCAAAAAATATCTTACCTAATGGAAAAATAG GTATTTCTCATTcagctaaaaatttcaaaccacTCTGTAAAAGTTTTTCTCAAGTTCTTGATTTTCCTGCCCAAATCAAGATTGAACCGCCTAGTTTGGATGATGAAATGGGACAAACCTTGGAGTTTCCCACAAATCAGTTACTGTTACCTGATGCAACATATCCCGGTATCAACAGTATGAAAAATCAACCTATGGCTTCCTCTATTGAATTACAAGATCCACCTTTTCCCGGTGTTGAGTTGCTTCCCTCTATCAATGCAGCtttgag tactaATGTTGAAAATTTGGACGTCTCTGAGATTATGAACACTAGTTCACTAGCAGATGTATCTATGTCTATGTGTTATGATCAAATAATGCTTAGCACACCCATTAAAACTGGGTCACCATCTCATAtaa attaCACATTTAATGGTCATATCTTTGATGCAATTAAACAAGAATCTGTTAATCAGGGTCTAATCCCCATTCCATCTGAAATGATGACCAGATATGCCTCTCCATCCACATCCAACAAAACGGCAAAACAT TCCGATGTTTCTCTTTTAACGGATTGCAATGAGACAAGCTTAGGAAATGATGCAACTATGGATTCCAGTGAAcaacttcttcattttttgaaacatggATTCGAGCAAGTGACAGATTTCGAAAGCAAAGAtctaatttcagaatttaatgatttttcaaaaatatttttatctcccAAGCCACATCGTGAAGGGAACTTTAAGCCTCTTCCGGATGTTGATACATTTTCGCTTGATAATGTGGAAATCCAGTCACCATTTAAAGAATTGTTACTCACCTCAACTCCATTGAAAAATGGTAGCCCCATGGAACCATTAACTTTTTCCCCATCACAA tttttgaattcAGCTTTGACCTCAACTCCAAAATCTCACACAAAATTAAGCTTGCTTTGTTATGATGATCCAGAAGCATCGag tgtcCTCCAAACTCCTAAAGTTCCAATGCTGAGTTCAACAATTAACTCTCCAACTCCATTGAGAGatgtttttaactataatcTGTCTAGAAGTtcttcattaagaaaaaaa aaatatggGAGCCTGTATTTGAATGGTGATGAGAGGAAGTTTTCTGTTATGGGTACAGATTCAAGCTTATTTCAAGATATCGATGCTGTGGATAAAGAG aatgtTATTCCACCAAGACTGGGCGTTCGTAAAGCACTTCACAAAACTTGGATGACAGAAAGTGAATTGGCAGATTTGGGAATTGAGAAAAGTCCTGAAACGCCg agtaaatcCTTGCTTGGTGACTCTTTAGTTTCATTTTCTCCTCCATCTATTGTGAAGGAAACTTTGTTGGATACAAACCTGTCTGCAGAGTTAAATAATGCCTTTCTTGCTCCCACAATCAGAAATAAG cCTAAGAAAAAACGTAGAAAAGAAGATCTTACTCCCAGAAAATTTAGTTTCGCTGag ACCTTTTCCAAATGGAACTGTGTGACGTTTGGGAGAACCTATGATCAGGTAGAGCTAACTGAAGTTGCAAGACAGTGGATGTCCTCTATCCGTCCGAGATctttgaatttataa
- the LOC107439117 gene encoding myb-related protein B isoform X2 — translation MLRRNNKRKISYRPRSTSFSYGSSSEEEDSDYNSHASGLRVRSKSINRGRWLKEEDEKLKVLVETYGESQWELIASKFPDRSDVQCQQRWYKVVNPELVKGPWTKEEDEKVIELVKRYGPKKWTLIAKHLRGRIGKQCRERWHNHLNPCIKKTAWTLEEEKLICQYHRLWGNQWSKIAKQLPGRTDNSIKNHWNSTLKKKVAYLLGDKHSPPQNRAYKKKKYVNQVPQAIKVPKNILPNGKIGISHSAKNFKPLCKSFSQVLDFPAQIKIEPPSLDDEMGQTLEFPTNQLLLPDATYPGINSMKNQPMASSIELQDPPFPGVELLPSINAALSTNVENLDVSEIMNTSSLADVSMSMCYDQIMLSTPIKTGSPSHINYTFNGHIFDAIKQESVNQGLIPIPSEMMTRYASPSTSNKTAKHSDVSLLTDCNETSLGNDATMDSSEQLLHFLKHGFEQVTDFESKDLISEFNDFSKIFLSPKPHREGNFKPLPDVDTFSLDNVEIQSPFKELLLTSTPLKNGSPMEPLTFSPSQFLNSALTSTPKSHTKLSLLCYDDPEASSVLQTPKVPMLSSTINSPTPLRDVFNYNLSRSSSLRKKKYGSLYLNGDERKFSVMGTDSSLFQDIDAVDKENVIPPRLGVRKALHKTWMTESELADLGIEKSPETPSKSLLGDSLVSFSPPSIVKETLLDTNLSAELNNAFLAPTIRNKPKKKRRKEDLTPRKFSFAETFSKWNCVTFGRTYDQVELTEVARQWMSSIRPRSLNL, via the exons atgttacgCCGAAATAATAAGCGAAAGATTAGCTATAGACCTAG ATCAACGTCTTTTTCATATGGATCTTCATCAGAGGAAGAGGATAGTGACTATAATTCCCATGCTTCAGGATTGAGAGTGAGAAGCAAATCTATTAATAGAGGCAGATGGTTAAAAGAAgag GATGAAAAGCTAAAGGTTTTAGTTGAAACTTATGGTGAGAGTCAATGGGAATTAATTGCTAGTAAATTTCCTGACCGAAGTGATGTCCAATGTCAGCAAAGATGGTACAAAGTTGTCAATCCAGAACTTGTCAAAGGACCTTGGACAAAAGAA GAAGACGAGAAAGTTATTGAACTCGTTAAGAGGTATGGTCCAAAAAAATGGACCCTCATAGCTAAACATCTTAGAGGAAGAATTGGGAAACAGTGTCGAGAAAG GTGGCACAACCATCTAAATCCTTGTATCAAGAAAACAGCATGGACATTGGaggaagaaaaattgatttgcCAATATCATAGGTTGTGGGGTAACCAGTGGTCAAAGATTGCTAAACAGCTACCTGgcag aactgaCAACTCAATTAAAAATCACTGGAACTCTACACTGAAGAAAAAAGTTGCATATCTTCTTGGCGATAAGCATTCTCCTCCACAGAATCGAGCTTACAAG aaaaagaaGTATGTTAACCAAGTACCTCAGGCAATAAAGGTGCCAAAAAATATCTTACCTAATGGAAAAATAG GTATTTCTCATTcagctaaaaatttcaaaccacTCTGTAAAAGTTTTTCTCAAGTTCTTGATTTTCCTGCCCAAATCAAGATTGAACCGCCTAGTTTGGATGATGAAATGGGACAAACCTTGGAGTTTCCCACAAATCAGTTACTGTTACCTGATGCAACATATCCCGGTATCAACAGTATGAAAAATCAACCTATGGCTTCCTCTATTGAATTACAAGATCCACCTTTTCCCGGTGTTGAGTTGCTTCCCTCTATCAATGCAGCtttgag tactaATGTTGAAAATTTGGACGTCTCTGAGATTATGAACACTAGTTCACTAGCAGATGTATCTATGTCTATGTGTTATGATCAAATAATGCTTAGCACACCCATTAAAACTGGGTCACCATCTCATAtaa attaCACATTTAATGGTCATATCTTTGATGCAATTAAACAAGAATCTGTTAATCAGGGTCTAATCCCCATTCCATCTGAAATGATGACCAGATATGCCTCTCCATCCACATCCAACAAAACGGCAAAACAT TCCGATGTTTCTCTTTTAACGGATTGCAATGAGACAAGCTTAGGAAATGATGCAACTATGGATTCCAGTGAAcaacttcttcattttttgaaacatggATTCGAGCAAGTGACAGATTTCGAAAGCAAAGAtctaatttcagaatttaatgatttttcaaaaatatttttatctcccAAGCCACATCGTGAAGGGAACTTTAAGCCTCTTCCGGATGTTGATACATTTTCGCTTGATAATGTGGAAATCCAGTCACCATTTAAAGAATTGTTACTCACCTCAACTCCATTGAAAAATGGTAGCCCCATGGAACCATTAACTTTTTCCCCATCACAA tttttgaattcAGCTTTGACCTCAACTCCAAAATCTCACACAAAATTAAGCTTGCTTTGTTATGATGATCCAGAAGCATCGag tgtcCTCCAAACTCCTAAAGTTCCAATGCTGAGTTCAACAATTAACTCTCCAACTCCATTGAGAGatgtttttaactataatcTGTCTAGAAGTtcttcattaagaaaaaaa aaatatggGAGCCTGTATTTGAATGGTGATGAGAGGAAGTTTTCTGTTATGGGTACAGATTCAAGCTTATTTCAAGATATCGATGCTGTGGATAAAGAG aatgtTATTCCACCAAGACTGGGCGTTCGTAAAGCACTTCACAAAACTTGGATGACAGAAAGTGAATTGGCAGATTTGGGAATTGAGAAAAGTCCTGAAACGCCg agtaaatcCTTGCTTGGTGACTCTTTAGTTTCATTTTCTCCTCCATCTATTGTGAAGGAAACTTTGTTGGATACAAACCTGTCTGCAGAGTTAAATAATGCCTTTCTTGCTCCCACAATCAGAAATAAG cCTAAGAAAAAACGTAGAAAAGAAGATCTTACTCCCAGAAAATTTAGTTTCGCTGag ACCTTTTCCAAATGGAACTGTGTGACGTTTGGGAGAACCTATGATCAGGTAGAGCTAACTGAAGTTGCAAGACAGTGGATGTCCTCTATCCGTCCGAGATctttgaatttataa